From Streptomyces sp. NBC_00683, one genomic window encodes:
- a CDS encoding ABC transporter substrate-binding protein: MTAPRAAARKSRGSSVNVLKRRTIAPIGAGLAVALLGGCGTQTDGGAAEHGESVVVGMSDDVLSADPASGYDPGSWLLFNNVFQSLLSFPRAGSIPEPEAAKSCAFEDGNKVYRCTLRDGLTFSNGNSLTSEDVKYSFERAIRIDDPAGPAPLLSTIAKITAPDPSTVVFRLKVPDATFPSKIASGAGSIVDHSEYPANSLRKDGKAVGSGPYALKSLDKSKAVFSVNSGYKGTARVKNSGITLEFFRGDQKKLASALQKGDIDVAYRGLAAQDIAQLEESSAAADKGIDIVEGTSAEVQHLVFNMKDPVVGKLPVRKAIAYLVNRDALVSEVYHSTASPLYSIVPAGITAHNTAFFDKYGGSPQPAKAEQVLRSAGITDKVKLTLWSTPTRYGPATDNEFRAIAKQLNASGLFDAQVKSLPIKQYEERIAAGELGVYVKGWVPDYPDPDNFTQPFFGKDNVLQNGYENNDITDRIIPGTSAQADRGATQDAFDELQDTVAKDLPILPLWQGKQYAVAYDNVSGLEWTLDASTVFRFWEISKF; this comes from the coding sequence ATGACTGCCCCCCGCGCGGCCGCCAGAAAATCAAGAGGCAGTTCTGTGAACGTACTCAAACGGCGGACAATCGCTCCCATCGGGGCCGGTCTCGCGGTGGCTCTGCTGGGCGGCTGCGGCACCCAGACCGACGGAGGCGCGGCCGAACACGGCGAATCGGTCGTCGTGGGCATGTCGGACGACGTCCTGTCCGCGGATCCGGCCTCGGGCTACGACCCGGGGTCCTGGCTGCTGTTCAACAACGTCTTCCAGTCACTGCTCAGCTTTCCCCGAGCCGGCTCGATACCGGAGCCGGAAGCGGCGAAGTCCTGTGCGTTCGAGGACGGCAACAAGGTGTACCGGTGCACGCTCCGTGACGGCCTGACCTTCAGCAACGGCAACAGCCTCACCTCCGAGGACGTCAAGTACTCCTTCGAGCGGGCGATCAGGATCGACGACCCCGCAGGCCCCGCGCCGCTGCTCTCCACCATCGCGAAGATCACCGCTCCGGACCCGAGTACGGTCGTCTTCCGGCTCAAGGTTCCCGACGCCACCTTCCCCAGCAAGATCGCCTCGGGCGCCGGTTCCATCGTGGACCACAGCGAGTACCCGGCGAACAGCCTGCGCAAGGACGGCAAGGCCGTCGGCTCCGGGCCCTACGCGCTGAAGTCCCTCGACAAGTCGAAGGCCGTGTTCTCGGTCAACTCCGGCTACAAGGGCACAGCGCGGGTGAAGAACTCGGGCATCACCCTCGAATTCTTCCGGGGCGACCAGAAGAAGCTGGCCTCCGCGCTGCAGAAGGGGGACATCGACGTCGCCTACCGTGGTCTGGCCGCGCAGGACATTGCCCAGCTGGAGGAATCCAGCGCCGCGGCCGACAAGGGCATCGACATCGTCGAAGGCACCAGCGCGGAAGTGCAGCACCTGGTCTTCAACATGAAGGACCCGGTTGTCGGGAAGCTCCCCGTGCGCAAGGCCATCGCGTACCTGGTGAACCGTGATGCCCTCGTCAGCGAGGTCTACCACTCCACGGCCAGCCCGCTGTACTCGATCGTCCCGGCCGGTATCACCGCCCACAACACCGCGTTCTTCGACAAGTACGGCGGGAGCCCGCAGCCGGCCAAGGCCGAACAGGTACTGCGCTCCGCGGGCATCACCGACAAGGTGAAGCTCACGCTGTGGTCCACGCCGACCCGTTACGGCCCCGCCACCGACAACGAGTTCCGGGCGATCGCCAAGCAGCTCAACGCGAGCGGACTGTTCGACGCGCAGGTCAAGTCTCTTCCCATCAAGCAGTACGAGGAGCGGATCGCGGCCGGTGAGCTCGGGGTCTATGTGAAGGGCTGGGTCCCGGACTACCCCGACCCGGACAACTTCACCCAGCCGTTCTTCGGCAAGGACAACGTCCTGCAGAACGGCTACGAGAACAACGACATCACAGACCGGATCATCCCGGGCACCTCCGCCCAGGCCGATCGCGGCGCCACCCAGGATGCCTTCGACGAGCTCCAGGACACGGTGGCGAAGGACCTGCCGATCCTGCCGCTGTGGCAGGGCAAGCAGTACGCGGTGGCGTACGACAACGTCTCCGGTCTGGAATGGACCCTGGACGCGTCGACCGTCTTCCGCTTCTGGGAGATCAGCAAGTTCTAG
- a CDS encoding SMI1/KNR4 family protein has translation MWKEAAAEALPEVEFRAPVDATALAEAVRRLGRDLPAQLTALLMETDGIVGEYGTDVVWSLDRILEQNLLFRSPDTFPDLYMPFDPLLFFGDNGGGDQFAFVLTPERPDIFVWDHEDDSRLWAARELKDYLHRSLAGDGDWYR, from the coding sequence ATGTGGAAGGAAGCCGCTGCCGAAGCCTTGCCCGAAGTCGAGTTCCGGGCACCCGTTGACGCGACCGCTCTCGCTGAGGCAGTGCGTCGCCTTGGCCGAGACTTGCCGGCGCAACTCACTGCTTTGCTGATGGAGACGGACGGGATAGTCGGCGAGTACGGGACAGACGTCGTCTGGTCCCTGGATCGGATTTTGGAGCAGAACCTGCTGTTCCGGTCCCCCGATACGTTCCCGGACCTGTACATGCCCTTTGATCCGTTGCTGTTCTTCGGCGACAACGGCGGGGGCGACCAGTTCGCGTTCGTGCTGACGCCCGAGCGTCCGGACATCTTCGTCTGGGATCACGAGGATGACAGTCGGCTGTGGGCTGCGCGCGAGCTGAAGGACTACCTGCACCGTTCCCTCGCGGGCGATGGCGACTGGTACCGGTAG
- a CDS encoding GYD domain-containing protein, with translation MPTYVTLLSWTDQGIRNYKDTAKRSEAFGSAVQKLGAKLLSIYWTVGPYDLVAIVEAPDDETATAALLQLGGVGNVRSTSLRAFGPEEMERIVAKAAG, from the coding sequence ATGCCGACGTACGTCACCTTGCTGAGCTGGACCGATCAAGGGATCCGTAACTACAAGGACACCGCAAAGCGCTCCGAGGCCTTCGGGTCAGCGGTACAGAAGCTCGGCGCGAAACTCCTGAGCATCTACTGGACCGTCGGTCCGTACGATCTCGTGGCCATCGTCGAGGCGCCCGACGACGAGACTGCCACGGCAGCACTCCTGCAACTCGGCGGGGTGGGCAATGTCCGTTCCACGAGCCTGCGAGCTTTCGGCCCGGAGGAGATGGAGCGCATCGTCGCCAAGGCGGCCGGCTGA
- a CDS encoding peptidoglycan-binding domain-containing protein: MIVNGSRHERSETTLRKNIAIALTAATLIAGTVTAPAAFAGASSAQAYTCRYSVSGDRAYAGYYSGNTVIPSSSGVSSAGIEAQCLLKRAKFDPGTIDGVFGPNSRAATKKFQTLMNNAFGYGIAIDGIVGQDTWPALRWYAEYNA, translated from the coding sequence GTGATCGTCAACGGATCACGGCACGAGAGAAGCGAGACGACCTTGCGCAAAAACATCGCGATTGCCTTGACAGCTGCGACGTTGATCGCCGGCACCGTAACCGCTCCTGCAGCCTTCGCCGGGGCTAGTAGCGCTCAGGCGTACACCTGTCGCTACTCCGTTTCGGGAGACAGGGCGTATGCCGGCTACTACAGCGGCAATACGGTCATCCCGAGCTCCAGCGGGGTGTCGAGTGCGGGCATCGAGGCTCAGTGCCTGCTCAAGAGGGCAAAATTCGACCCCGGCACGATCGACGGTGTCTTCGGGCCCAACTCCCGAGCCGCTACCAAGAAATTCCAGACCCTGATGAACAACGCGTTCGGCTACGGCATCGCCATTGACGGCATCGTCGGCCAGGACACATGGCCTGCGCTGCGGTGGTACGCCGAGTACAACGCCTGA
- a CDS encoding SRPBCC family protein yields MARNRRLILSSPSEVWRLLSDGHRYGEWVTGTQQVLAVDPQWPEVGARLNVRVGAGPLSLDDTCVVRICEPRHRLELEAKADPFGAARIAMTLIPWGGNTLFTLDWHPLRGPGTRMHGLPVDYFVAVRNGMMLTKLARIAMREHDGSACGTFT; encoded by the coding sequence GTGGCCCGGAACCGCCGTCTGATCCTGAGCTCGCCGTCCGAGGTGTGGCGCCTGCTGTCCGACGGCCACCGCTACGGGGAGTGGGTGACAGGAACCCAGCAGGTCCTCGCCGTGGACCCGCAGTGGCCAGAGGTGGGAGCCCGCCTGAACGTCCGAGTGGGCGCCGGCCCCCTGAGCCTCGACGACACCTGCGTCGTCCGCATCTGTGAGCCCCGACACCGCCTGGAACTGGAAGCGAAGGCAGATCCCTTCGGTGCGGCCCGCATCGCCATGACCTTGATCCCCTGGGGCGGGAACACTCTTTTCACCCTCGACTGGCATCCCCTCCGGGGCCCCGGCACCCGGATGCACGGACTCCCCGTGGACTACTTCGTCGCGGTCCGCAACGGAATGATGCTGACGAAGCTCGCCCGGATCGCGATGCGCGAACATGACGGAAGCGCTTGCGGCACCTTCACCTGA